The Siniperca chuatsi isolate FFG_IHB_CAS linkage group LG17, ASM2008510v1, whole genome shotgun sequence genomic sequence GGTAACCCAGTGTCCCGAGCACTCAGAGGAAAAACCACATGTCTGAGTAGGAGCTGGACAAAACAACCAGTAAAAACAGAGGCCACCTGGTTGGTTTGATAAGGACTCTCTGTGTAACAGCAATGAATGACAATATCTGAATTCTACTCATCTTAAAGGACGAGTAGAACTCACTGTAGTTCAACAAGGAtcttattataatattatttcctATCAATGTTTTTGACCGGCAGCTTCAGTTTTGAGAAACTTAGCATTGTATGGCAGATCCCCAGGGCAATCATTTAGACCTCTAAAATCCAGGATAAAGcttaaggtccatttagtagctgttcttgAGTTTTTGAATCATATAACATGATTTTCACCAGAAGTTGAAGTTTGCCTAGTcatgtagatgttcaaattgtcttttttttagcaCTTTAAGGACTACTTGTTCATGCTGCCTTAAAAGTTGAGTTCAAAGTTTCATTCTTTCCCTTGAAACAGAAGTTGAagaaacaatctcaactcaaattCCATAAAGTAGCAAAGTAAACATCATAAAATCATCTCTGTAGTGAAATTTTACTCTATTAAGTAAAATTAAGACTGTTCTATCTATAGTTCTTATTTTTCAAAGACACACCCAAAAGACACCCTCCAACTCAATAAACCAATTATTTCCACTTCACACTGACCAATAGTTAACCTGCTGAGGTTTTTTGTCTCTTGAGTGAGAGATCCAACTCTCCGCCTCGTGTTCACAATGCAATTAAACCGGGGCTGCACAGCCACCATCACCGCTAATCAAATCCCAAGGTGCTGTTTTTCTATAGAGAAAGAAATTCTGTAAGAGTAAGAAAGATGGCTGCTGTTTTGTTATCCACACAAAACCGAACCTCTTGAGTTAGACATTTTGGTCGGGATAGTTTGCAGGATAGTAGTAAACAAAAGGGCAGCACATTATTTGAAAAGGGGCTGGTCTTTGGCATGAGGAGGTGGAGCCCAGCATGCCCACCTCTCCAACTCcctcaaagaaaagaaagttcACGTTTCTTCTCTCATTCCTCCAAGTGTTGACAAAGGCGGTTAAACCAGCATCTTTCAGCCGGAGCCCAGTCTCAGCCTGGTGCTGTAattaacagagaaaagaaatgcagaTCGGCCCAGAAGGTTTTTTGTTTGGGACATTCCTCCATCCTTAGGACAAACTTGGACTCTGAAGTTGGTGGAGTTCTGAATATCTTATTTTACAATGCCGACAATTAGACAGCCtctcataaaaaaaaaggaagaaagagaacagCATAAAGatgcatttgcatttgaaagAAGGTAACGCTCAAATGAAATGGCTGTGGTTTCACACTGAGCATGAATCCGCTCCGCTTTTGGGGGAAAGGCAAGAACTCTTAAATTCAGTTTCAATTTCTTTAGGGGTTCTTTACTGATGATTTCTTTCCTGCATCATATGATATTTGGGCTTGTATGTCTGTTTTCCTCTCTATCCgtcagtcaaaaactaaacagatgttttttaatgtgtgtagaTGGAGATGCGTTCCCAGGACCAAGCTCTGATCCGTCAGCTGATGGAGCTGCACTCCGGCATCCAGGAGCTCAAGCAGGAGTTGTCTgaggaggagcaagaggaggaaaCAGACGAGGAGGAagcagtggaggaagaggagggcagCTACTGGGACTCTGAGAGCGAACAAGGAAGCAGCAGCGTCTACTCCAGCTCAGGGGAGGTGGGCTTTTCCATTTCCTTCCTGAAGATGCCTCCGCCCCTTTACTCAGAGGTTTTATCGAAGAGGGCGTTCAGCAGGAGAAGCTCTGTGCCTTGAAAACTCAAACTATTAGAAGAAATTCAACTTTTGAAGTCTCTCCTCAACTTCCTCCTATCCTCTACGACAGCCAACAAAGACAAGGTGGagcaacataaatacatttgcaaTTTCCCACCATAAATTCACTTccctgtctgtattttttttccagagagAAGCGGAGGATGAGTGTAGTTGaggaaagataaaaagaaagcaTGTAAACAGTTGTGTCATGTAGGCTTATAATGGTTTTATGTTGATGCcaagacattttcatttaaatcctCACACAAAATATCACATGTCATTAACATGGCTTAtaatttatcctttaaaaatgttatattgtaaatataaaactataacattttaactgttgGACGTTTTTGGAAACGGGGGGGGGCAatacaaattccacctagaattttaaaataataataataatgtaatggtagaggtaatattaatattaataaaataataataataggaatgatagtgataggaataatgatgataataatagtaataagactaataataacaattgtagtagcagtagtcaagtaggaacacgggggcaacaggtggcccacaatcacagatccagactctgcagctctggaggcagaaatgcctgctgaaagtgacagaagaagagaggagagaaacaagaaagcacaacactatgggagagagaagatgtcgagttagtaacatgcactcgagagagagaggagaagagaggagagaggtgcatcatgaggcctatagcagcataactaagggatggttcaggactcacctgagccagtccttctcttaaatgtggagatggtgtctgcctcccgaacccaaactgggacctgattccacaggagaggagcttgatagctgaaggctctggttcccttctacttttggagactctaggaaccacaagtaacacTGCactctgggagcacagtgttctagtcgggtgttatgagctctttaagctaagctaagctaaccaactggTAGCTGTAACTTCATATGTTTCGGACAGCTGAAAGAggagtatcaatcttctcttctaaATCTCAGTTAGAAAGTGAACACgctttttccaaaatgtcaaactattcctttaagttagtatgtaaattgtaaataaaaagacagaggaTAAAATAAGTCCTGCATTAAACACTGACCTAAAGGCAATCATTGTTGTctttgtgtagtgtgtgtgtgtcagaaagggagagaaagttTTCTTCTCTATGTAGACAAATAGTGATGTTAACAGCAGCTCGTGACACAGTTCAAATTGTATGCTGAATTGATTTTTCAAACACTGTACAAATGTTGAGTTTTGAATTTCctgatttatgtgtgtgtgtgtgtgtgtgtgtgtgtgtgtgtgtgtgtgtgtgtgtgtgtgtgtgtgtgtgtgtgtgtgtgtgtgtgtgcgtgctggaAGCTCACTGACCTTTGATGACTGTAACTGCATACAGACTGGATTCAATGTAGCTGCAGGACACCTTTGAGTTCACTGCATCTTTATTGTGCACATAAAGCATTCTGGTGACAGTATGACATTGTTCCATATATTCTTAAATATCTCTTTGAGAAAATATTATTAGGATATCTAACTTACTGCGGTGAACCAACATGTAAATCTATGTTTAAAAAGATAACTGTGGTCAGATTGTTAGTGTATAGAAAGTATTTGTGAACTGAATAAGCTAGAACTGTTTGGGAATGAGACGTGGAtgtatttattaaccataccTGAACTTCTAGCAGTATTTCAAACAGGTACTGTACTGCAGGGGTACAGTATGCCAGCAcaataaagacatgaaatgAGATGgtgcacattttatttttgtcaaatcacAAAACATGTCAACATAAAGTTGCGACAAAAgtgattttctgtttaatttttacattcatAATGCCTTGTTTCCTGACCTAgcaaagcaacaaaacaacatacaacaaACAAGTTTCTTTAGCACAACACCTCATAAGTgcaaaatatctaaaaaaaacaaaaaaaaaaaacaatgccaGCATCACACAAAAGCAAgaacattttgtccttttttctctACCCGGGTTACTTTACATACAACTGGCGTCTATTTTTTACCATGACACATTTTATTACAATGAGCCATTATCACATGAAAACGCATTCCGTCTTTTCTGTTCGcatttttgagtttttagttaCATCAGAGTGATTTCCTGGTTTCCTGGGGCTGGTTACTGCTGATCGTCCCCTTCTACTTCCACACCTCCGAAACTCTCCCTCCTCAGTCTTTGGATCTCTGTGTTGAGCCCCAGCAGTGTCTGAGCCAGCTGGAGGTCCTGGGAGCGCATCTCCAGCTGCATGACAACAATGAAAGAACTGAATCAGCATGTTGGAAATTAATTAATGACGTGACATCGGCAATAGATAAATCAGAGACATTTCTAGACGTGACAACTGATAGAAACTGTTGCAAACTATAgagaaaagcacaaaatgtCAGATATGTCAGTCAACTTACCAGTTCAGACCTCAGCCAGGTTATCGCTCCATCTATCTGTGCCCTCCGCAGCTCTTCGTTGGCTTGGTAATTCCTGCCGATGCTGACTGGTCTAACAGTGGAGCCAGAGCCTTGAGGATCTTCTCTGGAGTCTCCTGTCGTCCTGAAGGCATgaatcagtttgtttttaatgttctcCAGAACCATGGTCGACAAAGTATCCTCGCTGTGACTGTCTCGGTCCATGCTGGGAGGGTAAGAATGTGCGGGCAGGTGTAAGTGTGCCTCACGTGTTGCCTCCCAGCACTTTCTTTGCCAGGCTGGTATACACTTTCTCACAAAACTTTGGGaatcttctcttttttctctcttcttttcactCCACAAGAGCTCCTCTTTACAGATTCCTCTCTGAACTGGTCTTCCTCTGTCCCCTATGTGAACAGGACTCCGCAGCACAAGTCTGTGTGCTTCTGTTCAGCAGCTGCAATCATCCCTGGTGTTGAATTGGcttgttttgtcattgttaCTATGGAGAAACTGCCCTCCGCCTGCATgccccatctcctcctcctcctcctttcggTAACCTTAATAAGAATGGTGGAAGATCTCGGACAAAGACTATTGTTGCCTCCAAAAAGAACTGAAAGGACTCCCCCAACCACCACCGCCACACCCTCCCCCccttttcttccctttctcGCTTTCCTTTTCTCAGTCAATCCCATCCCCATACAATTCTACTGTGAGAAATGTGTTGTGAGTGAGCTCTCATTTGGACAAAGTGCCAAAGTgtaaacctgtgtgtgtgtgtgtgtgtgtgtgtgtgtgtgtgtgtgtgtgtgcctgcatgtacAGCATACACAAAATCCATCAAACCCCCAGTGGACTTTTTCAGTGCTTCTCCCTAAATAAGACCTGCTTGTCAGCTTAGGAGACAGGCAGGTTGGGCAAGGAGGGAGACACAGCCACAGTGTTAGCTGATTCAGAGGCACAAAGGCCAACCTACGGTGAAATATAACCAGGCCCTTTGTGCCCAAGTTAAGTCCATTCCCTGTGGGGTTTGTGGGATGGTTTTTGGCGGCTGTGAGCAGTTTTTTTCCCTGACTTGTGTACAGAGATGAGACAGGGGTCTAGTGTATTTTCTGGCCTGACTTATGGGCCTGGCTGTGAGAAGTGAGAGGGCACATTTGGAAGGGACTTCCCACTCAGTCAATGCTTTCAAGTgcacagcttttttccccaagGTAATTCTTTACTTTGAGGAGATGTTTTGCTCGTTTTCAGTGCTACGTCATAGGAAACAAAGagaagtggtgtgtgtgtttgtgttttagtgtgtatgtgtgtgtgtgtgtgtgtgtgtgtgtgtgtgtgtgtgtgtatgtgtgagagagagagagaaagtgagaccTTGTGATGTCCAACACCCTATTAAAAAACTCTCAGCCAAGTTCTGCTCCACACATTGACcattaaataaatgtcataCAGTAATCTGTAAAGACGGATGGATGAGCatgttggagagagagagagcacttgTCAGAGCTCATAAGATGTGAGCTAGGACTCCATTTGTGCAGAGGTCTGTGGAGCGTGAGAAGAGGTTGGAGGGACTGGGCCGTCTTGAAGGTCAAGGAAGCAGGGCGACACATGACGACGATGTCAGGGACAAACAAGCTGCCAAATACACAAGTTGTGCCTCAGGTGGTGGGAGAGTGGTGTGTCCTTATGTGACTAAAcgaaccctgtctcctagaaattacgtttgATATTAATCGAATTGTTTTTGCAATTACGTTGGGAGGGCAAACATAATCACTGCCTGGATTATGGTCAGTTTTTTGTCGCAGGGAGGTGGTCGGGGACTTGGACACTGGAGTCTGGGGTTCTTATTCAGAGTCTTGTCTGTGGTTTGGTCTTGGCAACAAAAGTGCTTTGTTTAAGgctagggaaagattgtggttttggttaaatgttaataaattgcGATCAAGTCACTGCAGATATTTTCTGTAATAAACCAGACCATGatccataaccttaaccaagtgctgccAGTGCCTAAACACATGTAGGGAAAACGGTGGAATAGTGAAACATAGAAATACCATAAGATGCAAAAAAGAGCAGCACATTTGATAGAAATTATTCATCCAGTTTCTTCCCTGAAATATATGGGAAGTGAGAAGGTATTCTTGtcaaagagagggggagatttGGAGAAACTGCTTCTGAAGAGGGAGGAATTCTGGTTCTAAATTGGGCACTTTACGCCCAAGAGGGTTGAATGAGGAAATAAACTTGAAGTCATTTCTGTAGAGTCTGTTTGTTCTCAAATAACAGGATTGTTTTGAGAACACTCAGAAATTTACCTCATGGAATGATGCAGATGGACTGAAATTATTTAGGGTTATTCATAAATGTCAAGTGATGGAAGTGATTTCGAAAGATTAGTCTAATTAACGAGATTGGAAGAATGGAAAAATTTGTTTTGCTTGTATTGAAAAATGGATATTCGACCTTTTTAATCACTGACAGGTTGAGATGAAAGAATGTATTTGCAATCGTAAAAAGATGATTGTAATgttatattctgtatttatgGTCATTGATATTTCTCTTACAATTTTTGTATCAGCTAAGAGTAATGATATTTTGATAATAGTATTTATGAAGAAATGGATGattgtaatgttttgtacatctATGGGGATTTATTGGTCACATGATGGATCCATGTGTTGTATATAAGGAAACCAGAAAACGTTGATGAAGGCAAAATGGGCGAAAGCGTTTGGTGAATAAAGCGtggtgtactggagaagagttgtgtgACATGTTTTAACTTTAaggagtgcctaaacataaccaatgaaatgtttaataatGCTGCCACAAGcggatattgtattgcaagatcggatattttgggggaaaacaaatgaaatatgctgtcagtgaacattttactgaagcagtcagtatcaacatttttgtggCTTGCCGGATATGTTAattttcctcattatgttaatagaatcCATAATCTGAGTATCATTCctgcaaaacatatttgctattgtaaattagttgtatataaacataatttctaggagacacaGTTGGACGAAGTGAAGTCCCAGTTCTACACTTTGTCATTATGTGCCAtttaccaaatttaatggcattttattttttaacagagTAACAGTTAGTACAGTAGatttacagaaataatgaaTGCTTTTTACGTGGTGCTTGGAGCCTGGTATACTGGTCtagttaaaatgtgtatttattaatttaaaagagACTTTATAACAAAATGATCTGGTGTTCCTTGATGTGTTATTTCTGCAAGACACttataatcttttttaaattttgagctaaatgttttGCGTGTTGATGTGCATTGTTTGTTGACCACAGTGGGGTCTTCGCATCTGAATGTGATAATCCGAGGTGtcatttgttgtttctttgcactgccaaacacacatttggctCATGTACTGTGATTTCAATGTGCTGTTGTTGAGTGATTCAAAGCGTGTCGTTATCAGGAAATTAGATAATAATTTTTAATCTTTGGGCTTGGGGAGCATGCCAAGTCATTGCGAGTCAAAAGGCTAAAGTGAAGACACAAGTCATTACTGTTAAAGTTAAGTTGCAAGTCTTGTTTGATTTTGTCAAGTCATCAGATTtatcagatttatttatcaAGTCTGCCTCAAGCCCAAGTCACATGACTCAAGTCGACACTCAAGTCTTTACCTTAATTTTATGCAATGATGTCATGGCAAACTAAAAGTTGGGTAAACTAGAAACTATCCAGTCACAATAAAGCATATCAAAATAAACTATGATTATAGTTTTCCAATTATAATCTACCTCATCTGAAAGATGCCACTCACACATGGTCTTGGCCACGCCCAGCTGTATTACAATGTTTAGACAAATACTTTTTAATGGTTCTCACAAGTATTATGATCTCAGATTGAGCCTGAAGCGTAACTTTTCTTATCttttcaaacaaaaagaaaaatgtgtttatttccatTTGAGGAAGCACAAGATTAGATTCTGGGGATTTTTGATGAAAATTAAATTGTAGTAATTGACTGGAAGGCTTCAGCCCCActgtttgaattaaaataatgattatgaaaataatgcaATATGGCAATAAGTCAAACTCTTTGGGTAATTTAACATTGCGGAACCATTATTGCCTTGAAAataaatttttcttttttctattccATTTGTGTCTCATGCGTGTTTATCCACCTGGTAATCTTTCTCTCCACTGAAGAGCCTCCACTGAAACCTGACATGATGGGATCATCTGTGTTATCTGAATGGTGTGGTACCTTTCAGCCAACTTTGCCGCCTCCTGGTGGTACTTTGAGCTGTCtgcagaatgaatgaattttaacATGTAACATGCAAACGGTTAATATGATTAtgtccttttgtgtgtgtatttacatgtaTGCAACTTGgagactgtttttatttaatagcATTAGCTGGTTCACTGGGGGGAGAGTCCAATTGAAAGGTCAAGTCGAAATACAGGGCCGCTGGACAGTAGCGAGGCAGAATACAGAAGAAACTTGAGAGGAAACCATGAACAAAAGCCGGTGCAGTTTAAAGGTCATTCAAAGAAACTGTGTCTCTGCTCTTTCAGAGTGAAGCTAAACTGCTGTCTTTGTCGACTCACTTTCTAACACCCTCAGATTTGTGTTTCCGGCCTGAAAACTGCTGTAGAGAGCTGAGGATCAACTTTACACTGAACCTGGAACAGTGGTGGAATTTAACCAAGTACAAatgtgaggtacttgtactttacctgagtatttgcatctcatgccactttctacttctattccactactGTTCAGAGagagatattgtacttttcacttcacTATAATTATTTGACAGCTCTGGTTAccagttactttacaaattaagatttttgcatgCAAACCATATGAGAATGTACAGCTGAAGTCAATTAATATATTGATGGAaaattaactggcaactattttgataatcatttagtaatttttcatttcctgaTTCAAGCTCctctaatgtgaggatttgctgcttttacttttaataatttaataattttaatgtatttttaatcattttgaggtTTGAactttggttggacaaaacaagcattgtgaaggtgtcactttgggctctaggtaattgtgacggcatttatcactatttttttaatgtttacaaaccaaacaatcaatcgatgaatggaaaaaataacGAGTagatgaatccataatgaaacTAATCAATAGTTGCAGTCCTAtcaaatgagctccacctcaaccaactacaaatgaaatgtaaactCAAGCTTTCACATtgatgcatgagtaataataatctaatgatataatatatcagtaacacattaatattttaagtattttcctgattatactcacATGCTTTAACCTCTAAAGAAAGTTACAAAGTGCATCACAACACAGGAGaataaaaatcacaatgaaATATACATGTAGGGCCTAACAAGATAAACATGGTAAACTAAGGACTAGGCCTAAGATTTAAAACAGAGGTAAAAGAGAGTGCAAGtaaagacaaaactgaaacaaCTGTGAGAAAACCTTCACATGAAAGGGTAAAAGatgtttaatgatttaaaagaccttctactccactacatcacAAACATTTTGTTACATATTTTACAGCCTTTTTAATCccctatatttatttgacagctatagttggTTAGACTAGACTACCCAACAGTAATAATTAACCTAAAGTTTGCTCAAAGTTAGTCTAAATTCTgatcattctgcataatgagtacttttactttttggtaCTAATACTTGTAATAATTTGAAGGTGTTGGAGTAGGATGTTAATACTGTGGTACTGATACCTTTGGCTCAgcatccctccctctttcccacATCAGCACCACTCTGCATCCTGCTGAGGTTTTCAAACCGTCCAATCGGCCCAGGAGGGGGGGAGAGCGAGGACGCCATCTTGCTTGTTTTAGTCGGAGGAGGGGTGGAAAAACAGCCGCCGCCGGCAGCGACTCCACGGCCggcaaaaagagaaaagcacaAAACGGCTCACCGGTGAGTCATTTAGTTTTATGTTTGACTGTGTCAattaaatgtcaacaaaaacacacgcTAGCTTCGCGGTGCTCTGGTATTTAATGAcagtggctaacgttagctcgtCCGCATCATTAACGTTACCTGTTGTGATACAGGGGCGCGCATCAACGGTTAATGCGGTGTAGTGTAACTGTAACGTGTACGGGGATCCAACGGTCGTCTCTTTTTAATTACATGCTTTTTCCTAAATGCTGGACGTTTACCTGTGTATAACATTACTGACTCATTAACTTGTGTTTTGCAGTTATAGTCTAATATATGCGTTTGATGTAGCAGGTGCAGGTACATTATAGTGCTGCAGGTAACACGTTATAGCTAACTTAGCATTTTTACTTAACGACCTGGCAGACATTTCACAGATTGCCAAGGGGTCTGTGTCTGCGAGGAGGACAGAGTCACGGCCGGGGAATGAAATGAGAACCACGCCTTCTGAGTTGTACAAAAAAAAGCTACCAGAGAAGagtgaaaactgtttttttgaCTGCCCGCATACCTTAACCCTTTGATTCACAAGCTGTCCTAAGCCCTTGTAATGCACAACATGGGTCAAAAATGAGCCGTATTCATTTCCTATGTCATGCAAGGCTCatgaaatcaattaatttcatcatttaatatCCCAAGTATTCAttaaatatcttgtttttgATTAccaaaaatcattattttaatttttcctttcGTACTTTATGAACAAAAATAGCTTTTGTATTACTACATCAAGTTTACACACATGGGTCAAAAATGTGTGCAagtgtgatttaaaaataataaagacatacaataataaaaatgttgttaaaataattattttagcaGTGATTTGGACcaaacaataatacatttaatatttggaATATGTTTATTTGGCACA encodes the following:
- the si:ch211-153f2.3 gene encoding uncharacterized protein si:ch211-153f2.3; the encoded protein is MDRDSHSEDTLSTMVLENIKNKLIHAFRTTGDSREDPQGSGSTVRPVSIGRNYQANEELRRAQIDGAITWLRSELLEMRSQDLQLAQTLLGLNTEIQRLRRESFGGVEVEGDDQQ